Below is a window of Tolypothrix bouteillei VB521301 DNA.
AATGGTCTTTCCCATCTTTGGGATTTTTTTCCCAAGTTCTGACAATACGGTATCTGACTGGCTTATCATTTTCAATATGTTCAAAAGCCAATTCAATTCTGGTTTTCTCTGTTGGAGGAGTGGAACTGCTGACACATTGCGTGAGAAAATCACTGTAACTTAGATTTCCCCGAGTAGAACATTGAGCGCGAGGTCCATACAGTGCAAGGCGAATAGCATCCATTAAAGTCGTTTTGCCACCACCATTCATTCCACCAAATAAGATAATGGGACAGGAACTATCATTTTTTCTAGGGTCAAGTTTGATAGTTTGACGACCGTAGTAAGGACCAAAGTTTTGTAGTACTAGTTCAAGGAAGATCACAGTAGTTTCTTAATATTTGAATCTCAGGCAAAAGTTGGTAATAGATCTGATAACGTAACATTACGGTTGAATTATATTGTCTTAACTCTCTGCTTTTTTGGCTTGAAACTTAACTTGTCGCCAACTTTGCGGTTTGTCCGATTCCACATTGTTTGTTATAGCAGCATCGCCCAATGTTAACTGCTTGATTTTTGCGACATCGCCTTCAACAACCGCCTCTTTCAAATCTCTTTTCAAATGAGCGTTCCTAACAGCTTCATCTTGGGAACGCGAACTTCTTTCAAAACATTTTTCTAGTGTGTCAAATATTCCTACTCGGCGAGTTCGTTTGCGATACTGACGTTCTGTATCCAAGAGATTTGCCATGAGTTCCAAGTGCATTGCATCCTCACCACAGATTTCTTCAAGCACAGCCCATTCATCACTACCCAACAAACTCATACCAGCACCGGGACGGGGATCTTGAAAAATTTCCCCCGTGACTTCCTGATAAATTTTGGGTAAGCTATCATCAAATTCGTGTCTTTCCTCCAGCCATATGCGTCGAATTTCACTGAGTTCTTCTATAGAAATCAAGGTGATATCACGCATATTTTCGGGTGCGGTGTGACGAATTTGCATTTGAACAGTTAGGAGTTGTCGGAGCCAGTCTTCTCTAGCTTCTTTAATGTAGGGACCGGGTATCGGCTCAACCGACACGTCTCCATCTGTATTGCGCTCGTAGAGTTGCACGTCACCATTTCTCCGCCGAAAATCTCGGCGATCGCGGTTTTCTTCAGCATCTAATTCCTTACGAAATTCAAGTAGAGGTTGCAACCACTCTTTCTCTTCGTCATTTTGAATCATTGCTGCGAGAGATTTATCTTGGCTGACGAGCGTGCAAACCCAGCATCCAAAACGAGAGCTACCACAACTGGGGGTGGATGTATCAACAACTAAAGGACATTCATTATCAGCGCTAGCACCTCTATACATGGCGAATAAGTCCTTGTTGCTGTAGCCCCATGGGTTTTCCCATTGCATCAGATACAACCAAACTTCATCGTTTCGCCAGTCTTCAATGGGGCTGTACACAAGGGAGTTGGGCAAATTCATATTAGGGCTGAGGCGATCGCGTACCCGCTTGGCTTCCCATTTTTTCATCCTCGCCGCACGATTTGTGCTTTCAGCTTTGCGAGTCCCCAAAACAACAATAGCTTCACCGTTGTTTCTGATAACGTCACGAATAAAACGGTTAGATGGATTGATTTTAAGACGTTCCGTACACCAGCGAAATTTTCCTTTTGGGGCTGGGTATCCTTTACCAATAAAACCTACCCAGAATGTTTCTTTAACATCTGGCTGTAGGAGATGCGGTTCTATTGGCATTTGTTGTTCGAGCGCTGCTAGTTTCATCTGCTCTAGGGAATGGCGTACCCATGCAGATACATAAGGATTTTCTACAAGCGTGTCTGTTGTAATAACGTGTATTGTTTTAGTGCGCTTGGAATGTGGGAGCCCGGCGATCGCATTCCACACTAACTGTAGAGTAGCAGTGCTGTCTTTACCTCCAGAATATCCCACGACCCAAGGAATTGCATCCAAGCAGTACAATTCTTGAATTTCGGTAGTTAGAGATTCAATATCTTCTACTAACTCTGCCACAGGTCGCTGAGTTTGACCTTTGTTTTCTGGCTGTTGCGTGGTGCTCATTTGCCTACCCTTGTTCAACTCCTGCTAGTTTCATTACAAAAGACGGAGGTTCAATCCATAAAGCCTGCTTTTGCAGGGTTGTTCCAGAACTTCCGCTTTCAATCGCCTACGCCTCTGCTGTTTAGAGGTTGTTTTTGTCAAGGAATTCCTATTCTTGCATAAATTAGCACAGATTAAGGTTTTTAAAAACTTTTTTTATAAAGACTCAATTTCTTGTAAATTTAACTTCGTCTCTAGTTTTAAGTTTAAAAAAACTCATATGGATAACACTCAAGACAACCGCAATACTAAAATTGTCAGTCAGTATGAAGCACAGAAAGACGAGCACCAACATTTACTCGTTTCTACACTTGATAAGTATCAAGAGGGAACTGACCAGATTCTAGTTCGGAAAACTGACATGGGGGGTACTCAGGCATATGTTAGCTCTGTGACTCTAGAATGGTTTGCAAGCCGGGTCAACTTTGCGTCTTACTTACCTTTGTTTCAAAAAAAGTATAACGCTCAAACTGATAACGTTGAGATCGACGCCGAAAGTATTGACGAGGTTCAACAACGTCCCTTGGACTGGTCGCGTCAAGCACCATTGGTGCAGTATTTGGCGACTCGAAAACACCACAAATTTCCACCAGTTCTAGTAGTCATTAGTAAATCGTGGGTAGACAACCCTGATGCACCCGAGTGGGACAGTGAAGGACGAGCCATAAAACCCACAACTGATTTCACGCCATTTGATAAAGATGGTAAATTCGGGTTGCTGAACGTTTCTCAGAAAGATGTCACTATTTATGCCTTAGATGGTCAACATCGATTGATGGGAGTACAAGGTTTAATAGAGTTGCTTCAATCTGGTAAACTGCGGAGATACAGAAAAGATAAAACTCCTTTCGATACCTTCATAACAGTTAACGATTTGTTAGAGCAATACCAAGTTGCACCCGATTATTTGGAAAAGTTACCTCAAGAAGAAATTGGCATAGAATTTATTTGTGCGGTTGCGGCTGGTGAAACCCGTGAAGAAGCAAGATTGCGCGTTAGGTCTGTCTTTGTTCATGTCAACCTCATGGCAGTTCCTTTAAGCAAAGGTCAGCTTGCACAATTGAATGAGGATGATGGTTTTTCTATTGTTGCTAGAAAAATTGCTGTAACCCATCCACTGTTAGAGCAGCGCGAGGGTAGGAACCCTCGAGTCAATTGGAATAGTGCAACAGTTGCGACTAAGTCCACTGTTTTGACAACCCTACAAGCACTTAAAGAAATGTCTGAAAGGTACTTGGGGCAAAAGTTTTTGCACTGGAAACCTTTGGACAAAGGTTTAATCCCCATGCGACCGGAGAATGAAGACCTTGAAGAAGGAATCAAGGATTTTCAAACACTGTTTGATTATTTAGCGAGTCTTCCGAGCTATAACATTCTCAAATATGAAGAGACACCAGCTTTACGACACTTCAGCTTTGAAAAGAATGGCGGTGAAGGAAATATACTTTTCCGTCCTGTTGGTCAAGTTGCCTTAGCTCAAGCTCTTGGTGTTTTAATATTTAAAATGGGATTTTCCTTGGAAGACGTATTTAAAAAGCTGCGTAAGTTCGATCGCGAAGGCGGGTTTAGTGGTATGGAGCATCCTAAATCCCTTTGGTATGGCGTTTTATACGATCCAAACAAGAAGCGAGTACAGGTTGCAGGACGGGATCTTGCAGCTAAGTTACTCATCTATATTTTAGGTGGTGTAGAAGATAGTGTTGAACGTGCTGAATTGCGTAGGGATTTGGCTAAAGCGAGAACGCTTGAAGATAAAACAATCGGTTTTGATGGTAAATTCGTTGAACCCAAGCAGCTAGGGCTTCCGACCGGAATATAGAATTCTCAGCAGAGTTATTAACTCAGAGATTAAAACAATTGCACCTTAGGCTTTGTGTTATTTCTTGTTCAGAAGCTATTAGGTAGCAATAGGTATTTATAGTTCGGTTTTTTAGAAAAAATTCAAAAACAGTTGTGTTTGATTGATTTTCTAAAAAATTTCTGAAAATTAGACATTTCAGCTTATAATTGCTTGCCAGTTATGAACTTATTCTCCTAAGAGCAGCTTCTTTACGTTATCTACGCTTAGGTATAGTTAATGGCTGACTTAAGGATAGATGCAAGCAGCTACACGCGACGTGGTAACAAGGTTATAAAAATTTGTTTTTAGTACCTGCAAGTAATATTGAGCTTGCAAAATTACGTAAGTCTATAGCTAAAGAAAGAATAGTGAAAATTTAAAACAAGTTTTTACAAAAATTTCATATAAACTAAACAATTAAAACTGACATCTACTTTGTCATTCGTTACATTGAGACAAGAGCAAATTTATTAATTAACTAATGACAATGTTGCTGACAGTTATACTTAAGCTTCCATTTTAAAGTTAATCCTTACATTTGCTTGCATCTGCCAAATTTTGTAGGATTTTTATGACTTATTTAAATGAAGAGAGTAACGATATTATTTCACCTCAAGATAAAGCGCAGATTAGTACATTGATTGAGCCACTTTTCTCGAAGCATCATCGCGATCGCTGTTACATAGGTCTCATTTTTGAGCAGGGAAAGCGGGAGATGTTACAAATTAATGTTCCAGCCAGCGATTTTTCCAGCCTTCTCCAAGCAAAACCATCAACTGGTAACGATCCTGATTCTGGTAAAAATCGTCCGGAAGTTCAAGGACATACAGAGGAAATTAAACAGTATATTCTTGACCGTGCTCGTAAAGGAAAATCTTGGATATTGGGAACACTGACAGCAAATGTCAATCCAAAAGATATAAAAGTGATTAAATTGTATCGAAATATGTGTTTGGTGATTGTTCGCCGTACAGTTAAGCTAGATATTACTGATGGACAACATAGAAAACGTGCAATTCATGAATTAATGGAAAGCTCTGAAAGCGAGTTAATTGCCGATAATGATTTTCCTATTACTTTAGTATTAGAAGGGGATTTTCGCCAGTGTCAAACAGATTTTCGAGATATGGCTCAAACTAGATCGTTAGATAAATCTTTATTGCTATCGTTTGGAGAGTATTCTGGTAGAGTTGGTATTACTAAAGAATTAATTGAGAGAGTCTCAATGTTTTCTGGTAAAACAGAAAAGGTTAAAGCAAATCCCTCAACTAAAAACAAGCTAATTTATACTATGAATTACATAGCGAGATTTGTTAGTTGTGTTTTTACTAATAACGCAGATAATGAACTACAAGATTATGATGTAATAGAGAAGTCTGAATCTTTAGTTGAATGCCTAAATCAGTTTTTTTCAGAATGCCATAATACAAAATATATTTCCGCCAAAAGCAATCATGAATTAACAGTTACTGATGTAGCAAATTTTAAAGAAAATTGTTTGCTAGGGGTGAGTGCTGGATTGGAAGTTTTAGGACGTTTACTATACTGGACTTACTCAGCTGAAAGCAATTATTTCGATGAAGAAAAAATTTCCCAACTAGCACAAATTAATTGGTCAAGAGACTACGATTTGTGGAGAAATAATATAGTAAGGATAGATCCCCAACCTAAAAATCCAAATAAACCATATAGAGTCATAACCAAACCATATAGAGTCATAACCACTGCAAATGCTGTAACTGATGCAGTGAAGATGGTAAAAAACAGGCTGGAATGGAGCTAGCTGATTCATTAAAAGCCGCTACTCAAGACAGGAATTTAGTTAAATTAAATTCCTCGTCGTCCTCTTCTTGTTCAAATCGTTCAGAACTAAGGAGCAATAAAATTCGCTCTAAATAATCTACAGTACCTCGAACTTCAGCTTGTAAAATCTCCAAGCCCCCATTAGCGTATTCCTCAAAAATACGCAGACGTTCGTTTTCAAACTTGTCCTCTTGAGAAGAAAGAATATTAATGTCTTGAGTTGCAGTCACTCCCAATAACTTAATGACTAGATCGTATCCTCTAGATACAAAAATTTCTTGTCCTATAGGAGCAGGTTCCCGTTTAGATATTTCCCCCAAAGCCACACGCCGTTTGTGCTTCGCACCCAAAGCCGCAGCAAAAGCGATCGCATCAGCATAAGTTTGGAAAGGACCCGTTGCGCCATCAGCCGAAGTTAAAGCTTTTACCAAATCAGCCTTATCCTTAGCAACTCTAACTTTCCCAGTTTCTGCCATATTACTTATATGTTAATTGTAATAATCTTAACCTACATCTAAGCAAAATGTTAGCAAACTCCATCCGCATTTGTCCGCGTTCATCTGCGGTTCCGACCAATATTTTTTAGAATTTGCAGAACGCTGTAAAGTTCTCTAGCAGACGTAAACAAAGTAAAAACTCGCGACAAACCATATTGAGAACTACCCTCTTGGCTCAACTTAACAAATAAAATATCATCCCCATTCGTCACCATGCCAAACACGGCTTTACTTGAATACGGGTTAGCCATCAAATAAGCCAGTGCTTGCGGTAAAGCTGACACAACCGAAAGTGCAGTTTTTTTAGACTCCACTACCAAGATCCAAAACTGATTTTGCAGCACTAAAACATCAATTCGTCCCCGCAGCACCTCTTCGCCATCATTCAGTACTAAATCCACAGACGGCTCAGCCTTAATCATAAAAGGAGGATCGTAAAATCCCGCCACCCCTAACAAAGGTGACATCACCAACAATAACACTGTCCCCTCTAACAAATCCCCTACAGTACGATGATACAAATATCTACGTCGCAATTCATCTAAAGCAGCTTTTTCAGTTTCTGTAATTTCAGGCAATCCCTCATACCACTCAGAAAAAAACTGCTCGTCCTCAATTCGCACCAAGCCAAACCGATTTTGGACATCAGCCAAACTGGTAATCGCTTCTGTTATTGCTGTGGTTTGTGTCATTCCTTATTACATTCCTGCCATACCTAGCCTACTTTCCAACTGCAAAAACTCACGCACCCGTGACAAATAATTAGGTGCATCTTCCAACATGGGAAAATGCGCCGTATCTCGAATAACGGTAAATTCAATATTTTCATTCAATGCTGCTGCTTGACGCCCCATTTCAGCCGGAATAATTTTGTCATACTCCCCAGCAATCAGGAGTGTCGGTACTGTTATCCTCGCAAACTCCTGTGGCATTGTTTCGGCTGCTGCTTTACTCACTGCTGTAAAAATAGTCCCCAATGCAGCATCATAATCAGCTACCAGAAAATCTTCCAAAAAAGCTTTGCGTTCTACAGCCGAGATAGGACGACGCAAAAACCGCGCCATAAACATCCTGTCAATAAATGGTATGTTCGCCAACCATTTAGGACGGAATTTCACAACATAACCACCAAATTTATGAAAAGCTGCAAAGGCTTTTTCGTCGTACTCAAAAATACCAGCACAAGTCAAAATTGCTCTTTGTGCTCTCTGCGGGTAGCGATTCAGAAACAACGTCACAATTGACGTTCCCGTA
It encodes the following:
- the dndC gene encoding DNA phosphorothioation system sulfurtransferase DndC, with the protein product MSTTQQPENKGQTQRPVAELVEDIESLTTEIQELYCLDAIPWVVGYSGGKDSTATLQLVWNAIAGLPHSKRTKTIHVITTDTLVENPYVSAWVRHSLEQMKLAALEQQMPIEPHLLQPDVKETFWVGFIGKGYPAPKGKFRWCTERLKINPSNRFIRDVIRNNGEAIVVLGTRKAESTNRAARMKKWEAKRVRDRLSPNMNLPNSLVYSPIEDWRNDEVWLYLMQWENPWGYSNKDLFAMYRGASADNECPLVVDTSTPSCGSSRFGCWVCTLVSQDKSLAAMIQNDEEKEWLQPLLEFRKELDAEENRDRRDFRRRNGDVQLYERNTDGDVSVEPIPGPYIKEAREDWLRQLLTVQMQIRHTAPENMRDITLISIEELSEIRRIWLEERHEFDDSLPKIYQEVTGEIFQDPRPGAGMSLLGSDEWAVLEEICGEDAMHLELMANLLDTERQYRKRTRRVGIFDTLEKCFERSSRSQDEAVRNAHLKRDLKEAVVEGDVAKIKQLTLGDAAITNNVESDKPQSWRQVKFQAKKAES
- a CDS encoding DGQHR domain-containing protein, producing MDNTQDNRNTKIVSQYEAQKDEHQHLLVSTLDKYQEGTDQILVRKTDMGGTQAYVSSVTLEWFASRVNFASYLPLFQKKYNAQTDNVEIDAESIDEVQQRPLDWSRQAPLVQYLATRKHHKFPPVLVVISKSWVDNPDAPEWDSEGRAIKPTTDFTPFDKDGKFGLLNVSQKDVTIYALDGQHRLMGVQGLIELLQSGKLRRYRKDKTPFDTFITVNDLLEQYQVAPDYLEKLPQEEIGIEFICAVAAGETREEARLRVRSVFVHVNLMAVPLSKGQLAQLNEDDGFSIVARKIAVTHPLLEQREGRNPRVNWNSATVATKSTVLTTLQALKEMSERYLGQKFLHWKPLDKGLIPMRPENEDLEEGIKDFQTLFDYLASLPSYNILKYEETPALRHFSFEKNGGEGNILFRPVGQVALAQALGVLIFKMGFSLEDVFKKLRKFDREGGFSGMEHPKSLWYGVLYDPNKKRVQVAGRDLAAKLLIYILGGVEDSVERAELRRDLAKARTLEDKTIGFDGKFVEPKQLGLPTGI
- a CDS encoding DNA phosphorothioation-associated protein 4 — protein: MAETGKVRVAKDKADLVKALTSADGATGPFQTYADAIAFAAALGAKHKRRVALGEISKREPAPIGQEIFVSRGYDLVIKLLGVTATQDINILSSQEDKFENERLRIFEEYANGGLEILQAEVRGTVDYLERILLLLSSERFEQEEDDEEFNLTKFLS
- a CDS encoding alpha/beta fold hydrolase, translating into MSYISIRGVEHYYEWIKKPSEVQEKPVMVFVHGWAGSARYWESTARVLSEQFDCLLYDMRGFGRSYGKPTIAQASESVAESFESRSPEAESQAIQELTYELEEYAEDLAALLDALRLQRVYITAHSTGTSIVTLFLNRYPQRAQRAILTCAGIFEYDEKAFAAFHKFGGYVVKFRPKWLANIPFIDRMFMARFLRRPISAVERKAFLEDFLVADYDAALGTIFTAVSKAAAETMPQEFARITVPTLLIAGEYDKIIPAEMGRQAAALNENIEFTVIRDTAHFPMLEDAPNYLSRVREFLQLESRLGMAGM
- a CDS encoding type I restriction endonuclease → MTQTTAITEAITSLADVQNRFGLVRIEDEQFFSEWYEGLPEITETEKAALDELRRRYLYHRTVGDLLEGTVLLLVMSPLLGVAGFYDPPFMIKAEPSVDLVLNDGEEVLRGRIDVLVLQNQFWILVVESKKTALSVVSALPQALAYLMANPYSSKAVFGMVTNGDDILFVKLSQEGSSQYGLSRVFTLFTSARELYSVLQILKNIGRNRR
- a CDS encoding DNA sulfur modification protein DndB — encoded protein: MTYLNEESNDIISPQDKAQISTLIEPLFSKHHRDRCYIGLIFEQGKREMLQINVPASDFSSLLQAKPSTGNDPDSGKNRPEVQGHTEEIKQYILDRARKGKSWILGTLTANVNPKDIKVIKLYRNMCLVIVRRTVKLDITDGQHRKRAIHELMESSESELIADNDFPITLVLEGDFRQCQTDFRDMAQTRSLDKSLLLSFGEYSGRVGITKELIERVSMFSGKTEKVKANPSTKNKLIYTMNYIARFVSCVFTNNADNELQDYDVIEKSESLVECLNQFFSECHNTKYISAKSNHELTVTDVANFKENCLLGVSAGLEVLGRLLYWTYSAESNYFDEEKISQLAQINWSRDYDLWRNNIVRIDPQPKNPNKPYRVITKPYRVITTANAVTDAVKMVKNRLEWS